In Acaryochloris marina S15, a single genomic region encodes these proteins:
- the tnpA gene encoding IS200/IS605 family transposase, with protein sequence MSKQLNKLYHCSYNIQYHLVACTKYRRKCITQPMLNKLDEIFRDTIKKWEGELIEFNGEPDHVHLLISVNPKVQPSKLVNNLKTVSSRLIRKEYAEHLNQVYRGKPIFWSRSYCVISCGGAPISVLKKYIQQQAEIE encoded by the coding sequence ATGTCAAAGCAGTTAAATAAGCTTTACCATTGCTCTTACAACATTCAATATCATTTAGTCGCTTGCACTAAATATCGGCGTAAATGCATCACTCAACCTATGCTTAATAAGCTGGATGAGATTTTTAGGGACACCATCAAAAAGTGGGAGGGAGAGCTGATTGAATTTAATGGTGAACCTGACCATGTGCATTTATTGATCTCTGTTAACCCTAAAGTCCAACCCTCAAAACTGGTCAATAATCTGAAAACTGTTTCTAGCAGGCTCATTCGTAAGGAGTACGCTGAACATCTCAATCAAGTCTATCGAGGCAAGCCTATTTTCTGGAGTCGGTCATACTGCGTCATTTCTTGTGGTGGAGCACCGATTTCTGTCCTCAAGAAATATATTCAGCAGCAAGCTGAGATTGAATAA
- a CDS encoding DUF3352 domain-containing protein encodes MVKLRSVCLQLLASVLALLLWGGPVWALEAEPELAPPLPEPALGPESAHFIPDTTALMVSLTGNSPLKMAGNGSVGASSQLTDLPAALLASGGIDYQKDIRPWVSDEITFALTNLDKEQPGYLLAVKTRNNRDADAFLERIWQQQATDGQTINFERYAGVDLISADVSPNLATSASLPGLLKPVRYLTTAKLDDHFVLIANQRQVLEQAVDTSKKQGTQLAKRAEYKTAIANLTQKQQSGIAYLDLEKLIPAISGQAATTSPTYRSLGIAFGESRQGLLAETALIANGDRDLPAIKTTPQEPMAALSYFPGNSPFVVSGSNLGTLWSQINQDLQGYPNLKSWVNQSLGTWGKTRGLNLTSKIFPWVDGDYAWALLPDSLSPVLSAQANTEADWLFAYEQTNSDKSTQLSNHLNELATEQDLGTSPFELAGRKVYAWTRLVSQEIDSTRGSNLTFKTEVTGAYANIDNQKILASSPEALGLALDAGSDALINQRSFQDAISPFDQPNQGFLYLDWPVMKPILKKNLPVISKLESNAQTLLSKLRSVSVSSYGETSEVQHSQWYFRF; translated from the coding sequence ATGGTAAAACTTCGTTCTGTTTGTCTTCAGTTATTAGCCAGTGTTCTTGCCCTGCTGCTCTGGGGAGGACCCGTCTGGGCGCTTGAGGCTGAACCTGAATTGGCTCCTCCGTTGCCCGAGCCAGCGCTAGGGCCTGAATCGGCCCATTTTATTCCAGACACGACTGCTTTAATGGTTTCCTTAACGGGCAATAGCCCATTGAAGATGGCGGGGAATGGATCGGTCGGAGCGTCTTCTCAACTGACTGATTTACCTGCGGCTTTGTTGGCAAGTGGGGGCATAGATTACCAAAAAGATATTCGCCCTTGGGTGAGCGACGAAATTACCTTTGCCTTAACGAATTTGGATAAGGAGCAACCCGGATATCTATTAGCGGTCAAAACCCGAAATAATCGGGATGCAGATGCTTTTTTGGAGCGTATTTGGCAGCAGCAGGCTACAGATGGCCAAACCATTAATTTCGAGCGGTATGCTGGGGTCGATCTGATCTCTGCTGATGTGTCACCCAATTTGGCTACGTCCGCTTCCTTGCCAGGTCTTCTGAAACCCGTACGATATTTGACCACTGCCAAATTAGATGATCACTTTGTCTTAATTGCCAATCAGCGCCAAGTGTTGGAACAGGCGGTAGATACGTCCAAAAAACAAGGGACTCAATTGGCGAAACGAGCAGAGTACAAAACTGCGATCGCAAACCTGACGCAAAAACAACAGTCCGGTATCGCCTATCTGGATTTAGAAAAGCTGATTCCGGCCATTTCCGGTCAAGCGGCTACCACTTCCCCCACCTATCGCAGCTTGGGGATTGCCTTTGGTGAATCTCGTCAAGGCCTGTTAGCAGAGACAGCTTTGATTGCCAATGGGGATCGAGACCTGCCAGCTATTAAGACAACCCCGCAAGAGCCGATGGCGGCCCTCAGTTATTTTCCAGGCAATAGTCCATTTGTCGTATCTGGATCGAATTTAGGCACCTTATGGTCTCAAATTAACCAGGATTTACAGGGATATCCCAATCTCAAATCTTGGGTCAATCAAAGCCTGGGCACTTGGGGGAAAACCCGAGGGCTAAATCTCACCAGCAAAATTTTCCCCTGGGTGGATGGAGATTATGCCTGGGCACTGTTGCCGGATTCCTTGTCTCCCGTCTTGTCAGCCCAAGCAAATACTGAAGCTGATTGGTTATTTGCCTATGAGCAGACCAACAGCGATAAATCTACGCAACTCTCTAATCATCTCAATGAATTAGCAACCGAACAGGATCTCGGAACCAGTCCCTTTGAACTGGCAGGCCGGAAGGTTTATGCCTGGACTCGATTGGTCTCTCAGGAAATCGATAGTACACGCGGTAGCAACCTGACCTTTAAGACGGAAGTCACTGGGGCCTACGCCAATATTGATAACCAAAAGATCTTGGCAAGCTCGCCGGAAGCTCTAGGGTTGGCCTTGGATGCAGGCAGTGATGCCTTGATCAACCAGCGGTCGTTTCAAGATGCGATCTCACCTTTCGATCAGCCCAATCAAGGGTTCTTATATTTGGATTGGCCCGTGATGAAGCCAATTCTGAAAAAGAATCTACCGGTTATTTCCAAGCTAGAAAGTAATGCTCAAACTCTCCTGAGTAAACTACGGTCGGTATCCGTCAGTAGTTATGGCGAAACCTCTGAAGTTCAGCATAGTCAGTGGTATTTTCGCTTTTAG
- a CDS encoding calcium/sodium antiporter, with the protein MIVTAIAAIVGGLVLLVVGAEALVRGASRLATMVGLSPLIIGLTIVAYGTSAPEMAVSVKSSLIGQGDISLGNVIGSNIFNILLILGLSSLITPLLVAQQLVRLDVPIMIGVSGLMWLFSWDGNLGRSDGVILCLGGIIYTLFLIYQGRREHNEEVQAEYANEYGKPIQRTGPGLLANLGYVVVGAILLVSGSNSLVDGSVKIAQKFGISELVIGLTIISVGTSLPELATSIVASIRGERDIAVGNVIGSNIFNILTALGLASMLAPEGIDVANTVRSFDIPIMIAAAVACLPIFATGNVISRWEGVLFLIYYMAYNSYLVLNTMHHEGISVLTTVISTFVAPLTVITFAIITFRTVRHQQSKKV; encoded by the coding sequence ATGATCGTAACGGCTATCGCTGCTATTGTTGGCGGTTTAGTGCTGTTAGTTGTTGGGGCAGAAGCCCTAGTTCGAGGCGCTTCTCGCTTAGCAACGATGGTTGGTCTGTCTCCTTTGATTATTGGCCTCACCATTGTGGCCTACGGCACCAGCGCCCCCGAAATGGCGGTCAGTGTCAAATCTAGTCTGATTGGCCAAGGTGACATCTCCTTGGGAAATGTAATTGGCAGTAATATCTTTAATATTCTGCTGATCTTAGGTCTGTCTTCTCTGATTACACCTCTATTGGTGGCTCAGCAATTGGTCCGTCTAGATGTTCCCATTATGATTGGGGTCTCCGGTTTGATGTGGCTATTTAGTTGGGATGGCAACTTGGGGCGATCGGATGGCGTGATCTTATGTTTAGGAGGGATTATCTATACCCTCTTTTTGATTTATCAAGGTCGGCGAGAACATAACGAAGAAGTTCAAGCTGAGTATGCCAATGAATATGGTAAGCCCATTCAGCGTACAGGACCAGGCTTGTTGGCCAATCTAGGGTATGTCGTTGTTGGTGCGATTTTATTAGTGTCAGGATCCAATTCATTGGTAGATGGTTCGGTCAAAATTGCTCAGAAATTTGGGATTTCTGAACTCGTGATTGGATTAACCATTATTTCAGTGGGAACGTCTTTGCCAGAGTTAGCAACGTCCATTGTGGCGAGTATTCGGGGGGAGCGAGACATTGCCGTTGGCAATGTCATTGGCAGTAATATTTTCAATATTTTAACGGCCTTAGGATTGGCCAGTATGCTTGCTCCTGAAGGCATCGATGTTGCTAACACAGTTCGCTCCTTCGATATCCCTATTATGATTGCGGCTGCAGTGGCTTGTCTTCCCATTTTCGCGACGGGCAATGTGATCTCTCGTTGGGAAGGGGTATTATTCTTGATCTACTACATGGCTTATAACAGCTACTTAGTGCTGAATACCATGCACCATGAGGGCATTAGCGTGCTGACGACCGTCATCAGTACCTTTGTCGCTCCCTTGACGGTCATTACGTTTGCAATTATTACCTTCAGAACAGTTCGTCACCAACAAAGCAAGAAAGTCTAG
- a CDS encoding transposase, with product MLTLTYEYKLIPTQLQAEQMQHILDVCSSVWNYALRERKDWIASRKCPVNACSLRSEYIISVDTPYPGFNDQCKSLTQAKKTNPRLKSVNAQVLQQVLRKLDKAFKDMKDRNFGFPRFKKRGRMRSFVFPQLGKDPLGQGVVKLPNIGFIKFRQSRPYPEGYQVKQARIIKRASGFYLMLTFQAALEICAPPVRGHVVGVDVGLEYFLSTSDGLQIERPKFFVDMQRKLKLLQRRLKRKRLGSSNWVKSQHQIALLHERIANTRKDFHFKVAHQLCDQGDAIAVEHLNLIGLSRGMLGKHMLDAGHGQFLNQILPWVCFKRDKAYVQVDARGTSQECPDCGAVVTKMLKDRWHQCSCGSSKPRDVASGEVIRNRAVGRTVQQNACGDGLTGAVHAA from the coding sequence ATGCTAACACTCACTTATGAGTACAAACTAATTCCCACTCAGCTACAAGCCGAACAGATGCAGCACATCTTAGATGTTTGCTCATCGGTTTGGAATTATGCCTTGCGTGAGCGTAAAGATTGGATAGCTTCAAGGAAGTGCCCAGTGAATGCCTGCTCATTACGGAGTGAGTACATCATCAGTGTCGATACCCCTTATCCAGGGTTCAATGACCAGTGCAAGTCCCTGACCCAAGCCAAGAAAACAAACCCCCGCTTGAAGTCAGTCAATGCCCAAGTTTTGCAGCAAGTTCTGCGAAAGCTAGATAAAGCATTCAAGGATATGAAAGACCGGAACTTTGGATTTCCCAGATTTAAGAAACGGGGACGAATGCGGTCGTTTGTATTTCCCCAACTGGGTAAAGACCCCTTGGGTCAAGGGGTGGTCAAGCTGCCGAATATTGGATTCATAAAGTTCAGGCAGTCGCGACCTTACCCAGAGGGGTATCAAGTCAAGCAAGCGAGAATCATCAAACGAGCATCAGGGTTCTATTTGATGCTGACGTTTCAGGCTGCTTTGGAGATTTGTGCTCCTCCAGTTCGTGGTCATGTGGTGGGGGTTGATGTGGGTTTAGAATACTTCCTTTCCACCTCAGATGGCCTCCAAATTGAGCGACCTAAGTTCTTCGTGGATATGCAACGCAAGCTGAAATTGCTGCAACGTCGATTGAAGCGAAAGAGGTTAGGGTCATCCAATTGGGTTAAGTCCCAGCACCAAATTGCCTTGCTGCATGAACGTATAGCCAACACTCGCAAAGATTTCCACTTTAAGGTGGCTCATCAACTTTGTGATCAGGGCGATGCGATTGCTGTGGAACACTTGAATCTGATTGGGTTAAGTCGAGGGATGCTGGGCAAACACATGTTGGATGCTGGGCATGGTCAATTCCTGAATCAGATTCTGCCTTGGGTCTGTTTTAAGCGGGATAAGGCATATGTCCAAGTGGATGCTCGTGGCACCAGTCAAGAATGTCCTGATTGCGGGGCAGTGGTAACCAAGATGTTAAAAGACCGTTGGCATCAATGCTCATGTGGCTCGTCTAAGCCTCGTGATGTTGCCAGTGGCGAGGTGATTCGCAATCGAGCTGTGGGGCGCACAGTTCAACAAAATGCTTGTGGAGACGGTCTGACGGGTGCAGTTCACGCTGCATAG
- a CDS encoding MoaD/ThiS family protein — MSAPSIKVTVKLFAAYQEVIGSPELELEFPEGSTVVQVGQYFWDQYPELASLQSVTHFGVNLDFVSGDTPLQSGDEVVLIPPVSGG, encoded by the coding sequence ATGTCTGCTCCTAGCATTAAAGTAACGGTCAAGCTGTTTGCGGCTTACCAGGAAGTGATTGGTTCCCCTGAGCTGGAACTGGAATTTCCTGAAGGTTCAACCGTGGTTCAAGTCGGTCAATATTTTTGGGACCAATATCCAGAGTTGGCATCCTTACAGTCTGTGACCCATTTTGGTGTCAATCTAGATTTTGTCTCTGGAGATACGCCATTACAGTCTGGCGATGAAGTGGTATTGATTCCCCCCGTGAGTGGGGGTTAA
- a CDS encoding PstS family phosphate ABC transporter substrate-binding protein: MNPLKNPKQNRDLVLPGMIAVGLVWSVGLLGFGIWQNLQTSQQKGEQPQSSTLESVSDDSTFTQVNPVPSGRFRYSGSPDWSSIRLVVDSAIQSERREYQLSYVQPSDQPANSVTAIALLLQDKLDFVQSDRPLRPDEIKQAQENGIELKQVPVATDGIAIATHPSLSIPGLTLQELADIYQGKITNWQQVGGPNLDIQPLSLSVGSVGSVDLFLSKVMQGQSFSKTIDYSPNMTAALRKLAESPGGILFGSSAEIIPQCSVKPLPLGKEPQQWIAPYQSPYVLSQDCPNQRNRINSTAFLSQEYPLTHPLYVIYPHNSSPAGEAYTQLLLSNQGQELLVKAGFVQLSPSSQP; encoded by the coding sequence ATGAACCCTCTTAAAAATCCCAAGCAAAATAGAGATCTAGTCCTCCCAGGCATGATCGCAGTCGGGTTAGTTTGGTCGGTCGGTCTTCTAGGCTTCGGCATTTGGCAAAACCTCCAAACCTCTCAACAGAAGGGAGAACAGCCCCAATCTTCCACTTTAGAATCCGTCTCAGACGATTCAACCTTTACTCAGGTTAATCCCGTCCCTTCAGGGCGATTTAGGTATAGCGGCAGCCCTGACTGGTCATCCATCCGACTCGTAGTCGACTCTGCCATCCAATCGGAACGGCGAGAATATCAACTCAGCTATGTACAGCCCAGTGATCAACCCGCTAATTCTGTCACTGCCATAGCACTACTGCTCCAAGACAAATTGGATTTTGTCCAATCCGACCGCCCCCTCCGGCCAGATGAAATAAAGCAGGCCCAAGAGAATGGAATAGAGCTGAAACAAGTCCCTGTAGCAACGGACGGCATCGCCATTGCCACCCATCCCAGCCTCTCGATCCCAGGTCTCACCCTCCAAGAACTGGCGGACATCTACCAGGGGAAAATTACCAACTGGCAGCAAGTGGGTGGACCCAACTTAGACATTCAGCCCTTGTCCCTTTCTGTCGGCTCTGTGGGAAGCGTAGACCTATTTCTCAGCAAAGTCATGCAGGGCCAGTCTTTTAGCAAGACCATAGACTACTCCCCCAACATGACCGCTGCCTTGAGAAAGTTGGCTGAAAGTCCTGGCGGTATCCTCTTTGGTTCATCCGCAGAGATCATTCCCCAATGCTCAGTCAAACCGTTACCCCTTGGCAAGGAACCCCAGCAATGGATTGCGCCTTATCAATCTCCCTACGTCTTATCTCAAGACTGCCCTAACCAACGCAATCGAATTAATAGCACCGCATTTCTGAGTCAGGAGTATCCCCTCACCCATCCGCTATACGTCATCTATCCCCACAACAGTTCTCCAGCTGGAGAAGCTTATACACAACTGTTGCTCAGTAACCAAGGCCAGGAATTGCTGGTCAAAGCTGGATTCGTCCAGCTTTCTCCCAGCTCGCAACCGTAG
- a CDS encoding DUF2811 domain-containing protein, translating to MNATISILAEIPEELHQTLKGYLESHPDWDQDRVFAAALSLFLLQNGEGDRRAARVYLDTLFQRSAG from the coding sequence ATGAACGCAACTATTAGCATTCTTGCTGAAATTCCTGAGGAGTTGCACCAAACTCTCAAAGGATACTTAGAGTCTCATCCTGATTGGGACCAGGATCGAGTTTTTGCGGCAGCCCTATCTTTATTCTTGTTGCAAAATGGCGAAGGCGATCGTCGTGCAGCTCGGGTCTATTTAGATACGCTGTTTCAGCGCTCTGCTGGATAA
- the cysH gene encoding phosphoadenosine phosphosulfate reductase, with product MDPCIEAPKQQTVDIDQLNQQFDEVHPKSILTWCLENLSDGLIQSTAFGASGMVIMDLLYKDLNPNPSIPVLFLDTLHHFPETLKLANDAQAHYGLDLQIFHPQGVTSRTDFSQQYGEQLWETDLEQFHQLTKVEPLQRGLEQLQAVTWITGRRRDQSSTRGKMPIFECDQAGRLKVNPLANWSYKGVWNYLINNQVLYNPLYDQGYASIGDQPLTTMTKAGEEERAGRWRGKARTECGMHA from the coding sequence ATGGATCCATGCATCGAGGCCCCCAAGCAGCAGACTGTTGATATAGATCAGCTGAATCAACAGTTTGATGAAGTCCATCCCAAAAGTATTTTGACTTGGTGCTTAGAGAATCTATCTGATGGACTGATCCAGAGCACAGCGTTTGGGGCGAGTGGCATGGTGATTATGGACTTGCTTTACAAAGACCTCAATCCCAATCCGTCTATCCCCGTCTTATTCTTGGATACCCTGCATCATTTTCCTGAGACATTAAAACTGGCAAACGATGCTCAGGCTCATTACGGGTTGGATTTGCAAATTTTTCACCCCCAAGGTGTCACGTCTCGAACTGACTTTTCCCAACAATATGGTGAGCAGCTCTGGGAAACGGATTTAGAACAGTTTCATCAATTGACCAAAGTTGAACCTTTGCAGCGAGGCTTGGAACAGCTTCAGGCCGTCACTTGGATAACCGGACGACGACGAGATCAGTCCTCTACGAGAGGGAAGATGCCTATTTTTGAATGCGATCAGGCAGGACGATTAAAAGTTAATCCCTTAGCTAACTGGTCTTATAAAGGTGTGTGGAACTATCTGATCAACAATCAGGTGTTGTATAACCCCCTTTATGATCAGGGATATGCCAGTATTGGCGATCAGCCCTTAACCACGATGACAAAGGCTGGCGAAGAAGAGCGGGCCGGGCGCTGGCGAGGAAAGGCCCGTACAGAATGTGGAATGCACGCGTAA
- a CDS encoding eIF2A-related protein has protein sequence MSRSLNIHSDCIDRTKVALKRSGFHSQRSLAEHVGFSLSTVSNFLRGKPVDFATFVELCEQLNLDWQAVADLGDPVQKSFSQYPSSPSQSPTTRASYQDWGEAIDVSRFYGRSVDLNRLYTWIQTDHCRLVTLLGMGGVGKTALAVKVARELQDQYDTVIFRSLRNAPGVESLLAQLIQVLSHHQETRVFESIADLLSRLVQHLQEKRCLLILDNAESILEDCNRAGVYRAGYEGYGQLFKIVGETHHKSCLLLTSREKPQGLNGLEGDKLPVRCHQIQGLSTQAGREVFSAIGTYKGGDEDWSILIERYIGNPLALKIVATFIRDVFDSNLSHFLRFLKQEPFIFDDIQDLLGQQFQRLSAHEAEVLYWLAIHRGPSSYQNIQADMLSPTSMGELLQTVAALQNRSLIEKSANYFTLQPVVMEYMTAQLIQEISTSIQQNRINWFAQYPLVKAQAPVSIVETQRCLILQPIVDRLLTAFGTAETIIEHLFSLMPQLQEQAHLGKGYFCSNLLHLAKAMKVDISGRDFSEMTIRQADLQGMVLHGTHFVNANFRDSSFSEILDEVKAVAFSPDGRYLAIADQDCKVRVWCAQTYQQLWVGHEHQNAVLSIAFSPDSHTLASASADHTLKLWNAEAGNCLYTFHGHGSEVCTVAFSPDGQLLASGSKDTTLKIWGVDDYACLQTLAGHQQAIFTMAFSPDSSMIASGSSDKTIKLWEVEGGTCKQTLRGHQNWVMSVAFCPQTHRIASCSTDCTIKLWERGRDEPLQTFNGHHNWVNALAFSPDGSKLVSSSGDQTIKLWNVKQGRCLRTLTGHHHGVFTIAFHPNGRLVVSGSLDQTVRLWDIDSGSCLKVLTGYTNRIFAVACSPDGQTIASGSFDQNIRLWDRQEGTMLQSLKGHHQPVYSLAFSPQGDILASGSGDYSIKLWHYPSGRCISTLTGHRGWVYGLAYSPDGNWLASGASDHNIKIWSLNTEACIMTLTGHQTWIWSVAVSPDSQYIASGSGDRTIRLWNVQTGESIHTLSGHKDRVFSVAFSPDGKLVVSGSFDHTIKIWDVQTGQCLQTLTGHTNGIYTVAFSPDGKTLASGSLDQTIKLWDLATGNCIGTFEGHENEVRSLAFLPSLSNTELPQIASGSQDQTLRIWQMQSRECQKILRVKPLYDGMNIAGTTGLTKAQKASLKALGACEHFMANTLQ, from the coding sequence ATGTCTAGATCTCTAAACATCCATAGCGATTGTATTGACCGTACTAAAGTAGCGCTGAAGCGGAGTGGCTTCCACAGTCAGCGTTCCTTAGCTGAGCATGTCGGCTTTAGCTTGTCTACCGTCAGTAACTTTTTAAGAGGGAAGCCTGTCGATTTTGCCACTTTTGTTGAACTCTGTGAACAGCTGAATTTAGATTGGCAAGCGGTGGCAGATCTAGGAGATCCAGTCCAGAAAAGTTTTTCACAGTACCCATCGTCTCCATCACAATCCCCAACCACTCGGGCAAGCTATCAAGATTGGGGAGAGGCCATAGATGTTTCCCGGTTTTATGGCCGGTCGGTAGATCTCAATAGGTTGTACACCTGGATTCAGACCGATCATTGTCGATTGGTCACCCTTCTGGGCATGGGAGGAGTAGGCAAAACGGCCCTAGCTGTAAAGGTAGCCCGGGAATTACAAGACCAGTATGATACGGTCATTTTTCGTAGCTTACGCAATGCTCCTGGGGTAGAGTCCTTGTTGGCTCAATTGATTCAAGTCCTCTCTCATCACCAGGAAACCAGAGTTTTTGAGTCTATTGCGGATTTGTTGTCGCGATTGGTACAGCATTTGCAGGAGAAACGCTGTTTGCTGATCTTAGACAATGCTGAGTCGATTTTAGAGGACTGCAATCGGGCTGGCGTCTATCGAGCTGGGTATGAAGGATATGGGCAATTATTCAAAATAGTCGGAGAAACCCACCACAAAAGCTGTCTACTCCTAACATCTAGAGAGAAACCCCAGGGCTTAAATGGATTAGAAGGAGACAAATTACCCGTTCGCTGCCACCAAATTCAAGGACTATCAACTCAAGCAGGCCGTGAAGTTTTTAGTGCTATTGGCACCTATAAGGGCGGCGATGAAGACTGGTCAATCTTAATTGAGCGCTATATCGGTAATCCTCTGGCCCTCAAAATTGTGGCAACCTTTATTCGGGATGTTTTTGACTCTAACCTCAGTCACTTTCTGAGGTTTCTCAAACAAGAACCTTTTATTTTTGATGACATTCAGGATTTACTAGGTCAGCAATTTCAACGTCTCAGTGCCCATGAGGCAGAGGTGTTATATTGGCTGGCCATCCATCGAGGACCCAGCTCCTATCAAAACATTCAGGCGGATATGCTGTCGCCGACTTCTATGGGAGAACTTTTACAAACGGTTGCAGCCCTCCAAAATCGATCCTTAATCGAGAAATCTGCCAATTATTTCACGTTGCAGCCCGTTGTCATGGAGTACATGACCGCCCAGCTGATCCAAGAGATCTCTACATCCATCCAACAGAACCGGATCAACTGGTTTGCACAATACCCATTAGTCAAAGCTCAAGCCCCCGTTTCCATTGTTGAAACCCAAAGATGCTTGATTCTGCAGCCCATCGTTGATCGCCTATTAACTGCATTTGGAACAGCAGAAACAATTATTGAACATTTATTTTCCTTAATGCCTCAGCTTCAGGAACAAGCTCACCTGGGAAAGGGGTATTTCTGTAGCAACCTTCTCCACCTGGCTAAAGCGATGAAGGTTGATATCAGTGGCCGAGACTTTTCAGAAATGACCATCCGACAGGCGGACTTGCAGGGAATGGTGCTCCACGGTACCCACTTCGTTAATGCTAACTTTCGGGATTCTAGCTTTTCAGAAATTCTCGATGAGGTGAAAGCCGTCGCCTTTAGTCCTGATGGTCGGTATCTTGCGATCGCAGATCAGGATTGCAAAGTCAGGGTCTGGTGTGCCCAAACCTATCAACAATTGTGGGTAGGCCATGAGCATCAAAACGCCGTCCTTTCCATCGCCTTTAGTCCCGACAGTCACACCTTAGCCAGTGCCAGCGCGGACCATACTCTTAAGCTCTGGAATGCAGAAGCTGGTAACTGTCTTTATACCTTCCACGGTCATGGCTCGGAAGTCTGTACAGTTGCATTTAGCCCAGATGGTCAACTTCTGGCCTCTGGCAGCAAGGACACCACCCTAAAAATTTGGGGCGTTGATGATTACGCGTGTCTGCAGACCCTAGCAGGTCATCAACAAGCCATCTTTACCATGGCCTTTAGTCCCGATAGTTCAATGATTGCCAGTGGGAGTTCCGATAAAACGATCAAGCTTTGGGAGGTTGAAGGCGGTACCTGTAAACAAACTCTTCGTGGGCACCAAAACTGGGTCATGTCTGTGGCATTTTGCCCCCAAACCCACCGTATCGCCAGCTGTAGTACAGACTGCACCATTAAGCTCTGGGAGCGTGGTAGGGATGAGCCGCTGCAGACCTTTAACGGTCACCACAACTGGGTAAACGCCCTTGCCTTTAGTCCAGACGGCAGTAAGTTGGTTAGCAGCAGCGGCGACCAAACTATCAAATTATGGAACGTTAAACAGGGGCGCTGTCTCCGCACCCTTACGGGGCATCACCACGGTGTTTTTACCATCGCCTTTCACCCCAATGGCCGCTTAGTGGTGAGTGGCAGCCTGGATCAAACTGTGCGGCTATGGGATATCGATAGCGGTAGCTGTTTGAAAGTGTTAACGGGGTATACCAACCGGATTTTTGCCGTTGCCTGCAGTCCTGATGGACAAACCATTGCTAGCGGAAGTTTTGATCAAAATATTCGTCTATGGGATCGGCAAGAGGGAACGATGTTGCAATCCCTAAAAGGGCATCATCAGCCCGTCTACTCCTTAGCCTTTAGTCCCCAGGGTGACATCCTCGCCAGTGGTAGCGGTGACTATTCCATTAAGCTTTGGCATTATCCCAGTGGCCGATGTATTAGTACCCTCACTGGCCATCGAGGTTGGGTTTATGGTTTAGCCTATAGCCCGGATGGCAACTGGTTAGCATCTGGGGCTAGCGACCATAATATTAAAATATGGAGCCTCAATACTGAAGCCTGCATCATGACTCTGACCGGCCATCAGACCTGGATTTGGTCCGTTGCTGTCAGCCCCGATAGTCAGTACATCGCTAGCGGCAGTGGAGACCGCACCATACGGCTATGGAATGTCCAAACCGGAGAAAGCATCCATACCTTATCGGGCCATAAAGATCGGGTGTTCTCAGTCGCCTTTAGTCCTGATGGCAAGTTAGTGGTGAGTGGAAGCTTTGACCACACCATTAAAATCTGGGATGTGCAAACAGGGCAATGTCTGCAAACCTTAACGGGGCACACCAATGGCATTTATACCGTTGCCTTTAGTCCTGATGGTAAAACGTTGGCCAGTGGCAGCCTAGACCAAACAATTAAGCTTTGGGATTTGGCGACGGGGAACTGTATAGGAACCTTTGAAGGTCATGAGAATGAAGTAAGATCCTTAGCCTTTCTGCCCTCTTTATCGAATACAGAGCTCCCTCAAATTGCTAGTGGCTCCCAGGATCAGACCTTGAGAATCTGGCAGATGCAGTCCAGGGAATGCCAAAAAATCCTCAGGGTAAAACCGCTTTATGATGGGATGAATATTGCTGGGACGACGGGATTGACGAAGGCCCAGAAAGCCTCCTTAAAAGCTTTGGGAGCCTGTGAGCATTTTATGGCTAATACACTTCAGTAA